AAAGGTCGGTGCACCCTTTGGACGAGAGGAAAAGGATCCTCCTGGCCGATGCTGCCATGTTCATCATCGCCATATTCTGGGGGTCGGGCTTCGGTGTGACCAGCTGGCTCCTGGGTTTCTTTTCGCCCCTGTGGCTCATGGCCATAAGGTTCATGCTGAGTTCGCTGATCCTTTTCCTGCTTTTCAGAAACCGTCTAAGGTACCTGGGGAGAAAGGATTTATTCTTGGGCTTGGCCCTGGGTTTTCTCTTATTTTTATCCTTTGCGGCCCATATCTGGGGGTTGGTCTTTTCCACGGCTGGGAAGCAGTCCTTTATTTCCGCCTCCAACGTGGTCATGGTGCCTTTCCTGTTCGCCCTCTTCTACGGGAGATGGCCCTCCTGGGTGGCCACGGCCGGGGCCTTCATAGCGACGGCGGGATTGCTGGTCATGGCCTTCACCCCGGGGATGACTTTCAACTTCGGGGATTTCCTGTCCCTCCTCCTGGCCTTCGGCATAGCCCTTCATGTCCTTGGCGTGGGAAACCTCAGCCGGAGGATGGATCCCGTGGCCCTGACGGTTATCCAGCTGACCTCGACAGGGGTATTTTTTCTCGCCACCGCCTTGGTCTTCGAGCCGGTCCCCTCTATCGGGTCCATCGACTCCAGGGCTTTGTGGGGACTTCTCTATGTCGTAATCCTCGTCACCGTGATTCCCTTCCTCGTCCAAACGGTGGCCCAAAGGTTCAGCCC
The Thermovirga sp. DNA segment above includes these coding regions:
- a CDS encoding EamA family transporter — translated: MRNVIERSVHPLDERKRILLADAAMFIIAIFWGSGFGVTSWLLGFFSPLWLMAIRFMLSSLILFLLFRNRLRYLGRKDLFLGLALGFLLFLSFAAHIWGLVFSTAGKQSFISASNVVMVPFLFALFYGRWPSWVATAGAFIATAGLLVMAFTPGMTFNFGDFLSLLLAFGIALHVLGVGNLSRRMDPVALTVIQLTSTGVFFLATALVFEPVPSIGSIDSRALWGLLYVVILVTVIPFLVQTVAQRFSP